The genomic stretch gATTTTATGCTAAAAATCAACCTATCTTTTTATGTACtccatttgaattttgaatagtGTTTCTGTTTAATTGATACCTAAAGCGTATATATTTTAGtctcaaataaattaaaaacataatatTTCATTactaaattttgattttattttatcaaatttgaattctatatatatttatatcatctaaatatataaaatttgaaatatataaaatatgttaaaaTTTTAGATAGGAGTACTATTCTTAAACAAAGtctaagattttttttattttgaaaaacatGGTTAACAAATGAGAGGATAAGAGAGAAATAAGAAAAGATAGAGACATATTCAAATTTAAGGCTGAAataattaaaaggaaaaaaaagtctCAAAAAATGCAATGTACCTTAACTGAATTTAAACTTTAATCAAAAGACCGTTGGTGCAATTTATTTTCATGAAGTATCATAAATATGTACTGTATTATACATTCACCAAATAATTTGcagttcatttttaaaatactctCTGTCCACCAATAACGGTCTATTTTGTACGTAATTTTCTTCCGTCAACTAATAAATGTATCTTCCACTTTTTTCAACTACTTTTAGTAATAGACCATATATTCCACTatgaagtactccctccattccatagtagtgggggcattttttttcggcacggagattaagaaagtagagagatgaagagagaataaagtaagagagagtaaagtaagtgagaagaaatgtgttaacttttactaaaaagggaaatgactctactactatggaatgtacaaaaatggcaaaatgactccactactatggaacggagggagtagtatattttactactcacatttataaaattaatttataaattaggaCTCACCTTTTACTAATCATTTTCACTATATATCTTAAAATCCGTAGCAAGTCAAATTAGACCTTGTATTAATGGACGAAAGTTAACAAACTACTCCGTCCCATTCAAAATTGAATACTTCTATTTCACAATGAAattttatgtactccctccgtccctctgtaatagatgcatttcttttcggcacgggatttaagaaaaattattttaaatgagttaagtaaaaggagattaaagtagaaagaaaaaaggtaAAGAGATGAAGAgggggtaaagtaagagagagtaaagtactttttgcaaaaaaaaaatgattcaactacAGTGGGACAAtctaaaaaggaatatgactcggCTATAGAGGGACGGGGGTAATTTTTCTAATGCATTAAgtggtattttttttaaaaaaaataatgctatttttatatttttaaatatgctattttaaatgaaatatcttcagaaatttgtgaattttttttgaacgGAACTAAAAGACCATACAAGATTAcaagtaatagtagtagtagtaaaatttCTGAAGTCAGGTATTTAACTCGAggataagaaaaataaaactgTCAACTAAGAatagaaaaagaattaaaaataggAATAGATGCTCTCAAAAGCAGAAGGACAAGACATAAGTCTTGCATCGGAAGTAGCGAAAGCGTCGCAGTTATACAAACCCCCAAAATAAATAGtgatttatatatatgtaattattaatgtattttaaaataagtaaattaaaaaaataaaactaattccAAATATTGGCCCCACTTTGAAATCTGCGACAGAGACGGCAGTTTCACTTCCCAGCTTTCTCTCTCATGGATTTATATACTATTAAATGCCATttgctctctctctcactctagaATTACGCATTTATTGCTCTCTCACTGGCAATAATTTGCAACTCTAAGACTATAAATATTGCTAAGATTGCATCtttttgtattttcattttCTGGGTCGTGTCAATTCTCTGCCAAAGCGAAGCTAAAAGTCTACTCTTTCACACCTTTCAATCCCTTACACAACACAACGGAAAAATCAAAGAATCTGGGGTTTAACCAACACCATTTTTTGCCAACTCAAGGTCCGTTTGTTCCAcacctttttcttttatttattttctgggTTTTTAATCTTCCTTCACCAGCTTGATTTTTCTGCTGACGTTTTGATTGATTCCATCTCGGTGTTTTGGTTGCTTGCAAAAATGAAGCTCTTTTTTCCATCTCCTCTTAAATCACTTGTTTTCGgcatttttattttcagtttctaCCTTTGTTGAAGTGGAATCAGTGTGTTTTGTAGTATAATTGTAGCAtcttctgtttttttttgtcatgTTTTGCTTGAAGCTGCCCCTTCTGGTTTTGggaattagggttttgaatGATTTTTTTATCTTAATCTGTCACTTGTTTTAGTGGGGGTGTGGTGATGGATGAGGTTGAAAAGGCAAATACTGCAGCTGTAGAGAGCTGCCATAGAGTGATTAGCATCTTAAACCATGCTCAAGATCAAAATTTGAGTAGAAATTTAGTGCAACAAACAGGGGAGGCTGTGCAGAGTTTCAAGAGAGTAGTctctctcctcaactcaagctGCGGTCATGCTAGAGTCAGAAAGAGCAAAAAAATCCCACCCCATTTCCCTCCAAACATATTCCTTGAAACCCCCGTTTCCCAAAATGATGATCAGCAGCACCCTAAACCCCTTCATATGCTTCAGATCAATCCCAATTCACGCCAAGAATCTGTATCTGTAGCCAAGAATTCTCTCACATTGGGAAACCCTTCTTTGGAATTGAGCTCTCATGGCAAGAATGTCCGCCTCTCGCAGCAAACACCACTGCCCAATTACCATTtcttgcagcagcagcagaggTTTCAGCAGttgaagcagcagcagcaggcTGAGCTTATGTATAGGCGTAGCAATAGCGGCATTAGCCTTAACTTCGATAGCTCCTCGTGCACCCCTACAATGTCCTCCACTAGGTCTTTCATCTCCTCGCTGAGTATGGATGGAAGCGTGGCAAATATGGATGGTAGCGCCTTCCGTTTGATTGGTGCAGCGCGATCTGCTGATCAGGCGTCGTTTCATCAGAAGAGGAGGTGTTCCGGGAGGGGAGAGGATGGAAGTGTTAAATGTGGAGGCAGCGGCAGATGCCATTGCTCTAAGAAGAGGTGTTTGTTATAGCTTTTTGCCTGTTGATTGCTTTGAATTTGCTATCTAGTCTAATTTGTGTGATGTTAATGCAGGAAGCATAGAGTGAAAAGGTCAATCAAAGTGCCTGCTATAAGCAACAAGATTGCTGATATTCCCCCTGATGAGTACTCGTGGAGGAAGTATGGCCAGAAACCAATCAAAGGCTCTCCTCACCCCCGGTATGGCTTGATACACACTTCGTGTTATTGCTTGATTATTGGCCTGCTGTAGTTTTTTATAGTAGCAATTCAAACTGCTTATTGTTGAGATGATGTTTGTTAGTTTGTAGTCACAATGTGGTTTGGAATTTTCTTGATATATTTATGTTCCAACTTCCTGATGTTTTCGCATATAGTTGAGCCAAATGGTTTCTTGCTTGCTGCTGGCTTccctaattttataatttaggcGTTTATGagtggttttggttttggttttggttttttGGCCTCGTAGATGTATTGTGGTACCAGTGTCTTTTTCTTTGTCCAAATGACAAAGTGAATCAGTCAATTGTTTGTTATCTGCAACGACTTGTTATTGCATCAATTTTCATCCTTGATTGAAACTTTTGGGTTATGATGAATGGTTTTGATCTGCAGGGGTTACTACAAATGCAGTAGCATGAGAGGGTGCCCAGCAAGGAAACATGTGGAGCGATGCTTGGAAGATCCTGCGATGCTTATAGTCACTTATGAAGGCGAACACAACCACCCAAGGCTGCCTTTACAGTCGGCCAACGCATGATTTGCAAGGAGATATTGTTGTTGTTCGAAAATCATCTTCTGAATTAGACTTGATTGGTTCTGTACATAAGCTGCTTGAGCTGAGGCGGGGGCAAGCTGGGCGTCGTAGTTTTCTTCAAGGCTTCTAGTTCTAGACGTTGGTAAGACATGAACTCGATCAAGATTTGGTTGTAAGAAAAAAGTTATTCCAATCAATCTTTAACTGACTGTtttcatgttttgttttttgagAAGTTGGTGGATTTCTATGGTACTGATTTTTTAGCTTATGcttttccttggctatttactttgtttttgcATTTAGTATAGATTGAATTCTACTGgggtgaattttattttttgaactAGTTTCTAAGATAGTTCAAATTTTACGAGAATTTTGTTTGACAACATTTTTAAGAACAGATAGGGGGGAATCGATTTGAATATGTTTGGGAAGTTTGATGCAATGTTTATGATTACTTAAATAACtatttgttttggttttttaaattattaaatcttcttttttaatagtattttttaagTTTTGAATTATATTATAGAATGAGGATACTAATCTACTATTATGATTAGATGCAACCCACATTATTATGTCTCttgttttaggatttaatttcgTGTTTGAAGTTCAAATCATGGAGTATTTTACATGATTAATGCTTCTGgagtagtatttgttttttgGGATCGTTTCGCAACTTTTTCGACTTTTCTTGTTTATCTAAGAAAACTATTCTTGTTTATCttatatttgtaaattttattttaaaattaatttctaGATGTATGatggaattataattttataatctaATTTATATTAAGCAAAACATATCTAGAGGTCTTGTTGagtacattttatttcatttgtagtacaagttttttaatgaatcaaaaatttataaaaagatttaataaaataaaatatattagtacAAGGACTACTAAAATTGTTTTAcatttataatttgaaatattagTTTCATGTCCTTCGAAAGTAAATTGGTCTGTCTTGTATAAAATGTAAGAAAATATGCATTGAGTATGTATACAAAGTGATTGTATTCAGACTAAAAATTAAGTTCACTGAAAAATTAAAGTTTCCATTCCCTCAAAAAGTCGAATCCATATCTACACTTATCCAACAATAAATACGGACTCATCATAGGtctttattattaaataaaggaaaatagttttcaattttcataatAAGAAAAGTTTTTATTTAAGCATCTTAATTATCTAGGGGTTTTAGactttaattataataattatctTGAACATAAATTGAACTGAATATATAAATTAACTTGACATAAATTTAACTGAATATATaaattaacttgaacataaattgAAATTGACAAAGTATATGAATTCAgagtaaaaattaatttatactaaaaataataaatattttttcttttctagaaTTTTGACCTCGGACTATATTTATCA from Salvia splendens isolate huo1 chromosome 4, SspV2, whole genome shotgun sequence encodes the following:
- the LOC121798621 gene encoding probable WRKY transcription factor 21 — encoded protein: MDEVEKANTAAVESCHRVISILNHAQDQNLSRNLVQQTGEAVQSFKRVVSLLNSSCGHARVRKSKKIPPHFPPNIFLETPVSQNDDQQHPKPLHMLQINPNSRQESVSVAKNSLTLGNPSLELSSHGKNVRLSQQTPLPNYHFLQQQQRFQQLKQQQQAELMYRRSNSGISLNFDSSSCTPTMSSTRSFISSLSMDGSVANMDGSAFRLIGAARSADQASFHQKRRCSGRGEDGSVKCGGSGRCHCSKKRKHRVKRSIKVPAISNKIADIPPDEYSWRKYGQKPIKGSPHPRGYYKCSSMRGCPARKHVERCLEDPAMLIVTYEGEHNHPRLPLQSANA